In one Nicotiana sylvestris chromosome 8, ASM39365v2, whole genome shotgun sequence genomic region, the following are encoded:
- the LOC104218834 gene encoding protein ALP1-like — translation MKQQLPSFPENSCFPNSYIRELLEKTLVQMNDNVSNKRRRRRKDPVPETLTSNLYSNTSGDGGENDEFGGVENQGGGAVKTKELKEIITSLLLLEEQEKSEQEEFVKEEEENKLLFEGNHKKTTKVMWDYYSNVQQHQNDLEQLDGARKRKGRGNSAAACAIAAAAAEDEIVSSSKANSTSEKGATGAPQRRLWVKNRSKAWWDQCNSADFPEEEFKKAFRMGKDTFEMICNELSSVVAKENTMLRDAVPVKQRVAVCIWRLATGEPLRLVSKRFGLGISTCHKLVLEVCTAIRTVLMPKYLQWPDEEKMRNVKDEYEAMSGIPNVVGSMYTTHIPIIAPKISVAAYFNKRHTERNQKTSYSITVQGVVDPRGVFTDVCIGWPGSMPDDQVLEKSALFQRANTGLLNGVWIVGSSGYPLMDWVLVPYTQQHLTWTQHAFNEKIGEVQRVAKESFVRLKRRWSCLQKRTEVKLQDLPVVLGACCVLHNICEMRNEEMDPELNFELIDDEMVPEIQLRSTNARLARDAIAHNLLHHNHAGTSFLS, via the coding sequence AAAATTCTTGCTTTCCCAATTCCTATATCCGTGAATTGCTCGAGAAAACTCTCGTTCAGATGAATGATAACGTATCCAATAAGCGTCGCAGAAGAAGAAAAGATCCCGTTCCAGAAACCCTCACCAGCAATCTGTACAGTAATACTAGTGGTGATGGAggtgaaaatgatgaatttggTGGGGTTGAAAATCAAGGTGGTGGAGCTGTGAAAACAAAGGAGCTGAAAGAGATAATAACATCGTTGTTGTTACTTGAGGAGCAAGAAAAGTCGGAACAAGAGGAATTTGTTAAGGAAGAGGAAGAGAATAAGCTCTTATTCGAGGGGAATCACAAGAAAACAACTAAGGTCATGTGGGATTATTATTCAAACGTTCAGCAGCATCAAAATGATTTAGAACAGTTAGATGGTGCTCGAAAACGAAAAGGGCGAGGCAATTCAGCTGCTGCTTGTgccattgctgctgctgctgcagAGGATGAAATCGTTTCGAGCAGTAAAGCTAACAGTACTAGCGAAAAGGGAGCGACGGGGGCGCCCCAAAGAAGGTTATGGGTGAAGAATAGATCAAAAGCTTGGTGGGATCAATGTAACAGTGCTGATTTCCCTGAAGAGGAGTTTAAAAAGGCGTTTCGAATGGGGAAAGATACATTTGAGATGATATGTAATGAATTGAGCTCTGTGGTCGCGAAAGAGAATACTATGTTAAGAGATGCTGTGCCCGTGAAGCAGCGTGTCGCGGTTTGTATATGGAGATTGGCCACTGGAGAGCCACTTAGGTTGGTTTCGAAGAGGTTCGGATTGGGTATTTCGACATGCCATAAGCTCGTGTTAGAGGTTTGTACCGCGATTAGGACTGTGTTGATGCCTAAGTATCTTCAATGGCCTGATGAAGAGAAAATGAGGAATGTAAAGGATGAGTATGAGGCGATGTCGGGGATCCCAAATGTTGTGGGATCAATGTATACTACTCATATACCTATAATTGCTCCTAAGATTAGTGTCGCGGCTTATTTTAATAAGAGGCATACGGAGAGGAATCAGAAGACATCGTATTCGATTACTGTCCAAGGCGTAGTTGATCCGAGGGGGGTGTTTACGGATGTTTGTATTGGTTGGCCTGGTTCAATGCCTGATGATCAGGTATTGGAAAAATCCGCCCTTTTCCAGAGGGCGAATACAGGGTTATTGAATGGTGTTTGGATTGTTGGCAGTTCTGGATACCCTTTGATGGATTGGGTTTTAGTGCCTTATACACAGCAGCATCTGACTTGGACTCAGCATGCTTTCAATGAGAAGATTGGAGAGGTTCAGAGGGTCGCGAAGGAGTCGTTTGTGAGGTTGAAAAGGCGATGGTCTTGTCTGCAGAAGAGAACAGAGGTGAAACTTCAAGATTTGCCCGTGGTACTAGGGGCGTGCTGCGTGTTGCATAATATATGCGAGATGAGGAATGAGGAAATGGATCCAGAGCTCAATTTCGAGCTCATCGATGATGAGATGGTTCCCGAGATTCAATTGAGATCGACTAATGCTAGGCTTGCAAGGGATGCAATTGCTCATAATCTTTTGCACCATAACCATGCTGGTACTTCTTTCCTGTCATGA